The Planococcus liqunii genome includes a region encoding these proteins:
- a CDS encoding ATP-binding protein, translating to MSKQNSIGVVSKVFPNIIVIEIPDTSKINNNFQGDLYLFEGVNTFVTIYKSKYEKFIYQIVSLYEQEKPYINQEEESKFSGKAYFEAVPIGEIQGKKFEFGLSKFPMIGYDVYMTLNEDIDLILQLSNKEISITLGTLATHNNYLPKFSLDNMLSHHMSILGNTGSGKSTTARKLLHEIVHLFDRNEIDMDKVNFIIFDVHDEYEGLPKEHVNRIELEEISIPLETLKIDDWINLVQPSSAAQLPILMQGLRMANLLESHQVRIEWIQAFCALELYNNVQTDAVAKRTKIIGLLSGINSEEIQEILKKYTHFGNFTNPNEEQFKSTLESYIFKESGWRYHECKIKIEILMESAKCAVSDLKTLMTGINIVFLFEEMKGNSQARSYCSTLVSRIENLISSYSNSMFDSNPEKRKKFKEGLELQRGFTLIKFSGIEDADLLFFTGYILRFFYNQQKASRKTNGSPHELIHFIFDEAHKYINDSDKENIRSLKIFEQIAKEGRKFGMFMILVSQRPSELSRTVLSQCNNYILHRIRNNIDIEQMRKSIPYINESQLRRISYLKTGSALLVGEAFSIPMELIIDGTDYGEHSKTLKPSDVWKIKKV from the coding sequence ATGTCGAAACAGAATAGTATCGGAGTCGTCAGTAAGGTATTTCCAAATATTATAGTTATTGAAATACCTGATACTTCAAAAATAAACAATAACTTTCAAGGCGATCTATATTTGTTTGAAGGCGTTAATACGTTCGTAACAATTTATAAATCGAAATATGAGAAATTTATATATCAAATAGTTAGTTTGTATGAACAAGAAAAGCCCTATATTAACCAAGAGGAAGAATCAAAATTTTCCGGAAAGGCATATTTTGAAGCAGTTCCAATTGGAGAAATTCAAGGTAAGAAGTTTGAATTTGGATTATCTAAGTTTCCAATGATAGGATACGATGTTTATATGACTTTAAATGAAGATATTGATTTAATCTTACAATTATCAAATAAAGAAATTTCTATAACTCTAGGTACATTAGCTACTCACAATAATTATTTACCCAAATTTTCTTTAGATAATATGCTGTCACATCATATGAGTATACTAGGAAATACTGGGTCTGGTAAATCTACTACTGCTAGAAAATTACTTCATGAAATTGTACATTTATTTGATAGAAACGAAATAGATATGGATAAAGTAAATTTCATAATTTTTGATGTACACGATGAATATGAGGGCTTGCCAAAAGAACATGTTAATAGAATCGAACTCGAAGAAATTTCGATTCCTTTAGAAACTTTAAAAATTGATGATTGGATTAATTTAGTGCAACCGTCTTCTGCTGCTCAATTACCAATATTAATGCAAGGGTTAAGAATGGCAAACTTATTAGAAAGCCATCAAGTAAGAATTGAATGGATTCAAGCTTTTTGTGCGTTAGAACTATACAATAATGTTCAAACTGATGCTGTAGCAAAAAGAACAAAAATAATTGGTCTATTAAGTGGCATCAATAGTGAGGAAATCCAAGAAATTCTTAAAAAATATACGCATTTTGGGAATTTTACTAACCCGAATGAAGAGCAATTCAAGAGTACTTTGGAATCTTACATCTTTAAAGAGTCTGGTTGGAGATATCATGAGTGTAAAATTAAAATTGAAATACTAATGGAGTCAGCTAAATGTGCTGTTTCTGATTTAAAAACTTTAATGACAGGCATAAATATTGTTTTTCTATTTGAAGAAATGAAAGGTAATTCACAAGCTCGATCTTATTGTTCTACACTTGTCAGTAGAATAGAGAATCTTATATCTAGTTATAGCAATAGCATGTTTGATAGTAATCCTGAAAAAAGAAAAAAGTTTAAAGAAGGCTTGGAATTACAAAGAGGTTTTACTCTTATTAAATTTTCTGGTATTGAAGATGCAGATCTTTTGTTTTTCACAGGTTATATATTGCGGTTTTTTTACAATCAACAAAAAGCTTCAAGAAAAACTAATGGTTCCCCACATGAGTTAATTCATTTTATTTTTGACGAGGCACATAAGTATATTAATGACAGTGATAAAGAGAATATACGCTCTCTAAAAATCTTTGAACAAATTGCGAAGGAAGGCAGAAAGTTTGGGATGTTTATGATTTTAGTCAGCCAACGTCCAAGTGAACTCTCTAGAACTGTTTTGTCGCAATGTAATAACTATATTCTACATAGGATTAGAAACAATATTGATATTGAGCAAATGAGAAAAAGCATTCCATATATTAACGAATCACAACTCAGAAGAATTTCATATTTAAAAACTGGATCAGCATTATTGGTTGGCGAAGCATTTTCAATTCCCATGGAATTAATAATTGATGGAACAGACTATGGGGAGCATTCGAAGACTTTAAAACCGTCAGATGTATGGAAAATAAAAAAGGTTTAA
- a CDS encoding ROK family transcriptional regulator, producing the protein MRQGSFQWMKSMNKSIILNKIRKDGPISRAQIARETKLTPPTVSSNVKELIDQKIVEESDFGESLGGRKPTMLVINDQAFTIIGVDAGPEHIECIVADLAGKVLKRSQTKLELPINSEQFLAALKRGIAECLDGTSGREENIIGIGVAMHGVVDVERGVSLNAPILGLANIPIKEELEQAFGLEVKVENDARAMALGEYWFGNHGELESMLAVNVGRGVGAGLIIDGKLYHGFSDIAGEIGHMTIDLHGEICECGNRGCLQTFVTGPAIARKVTNRGAANPLTAETVYKLAVGGNRQFADILKESGQAMGVGLTNLIHIVNPEKIVLGGGVSKAEQFILPAIRETIQASALTPSASKTQVEVTKLGDDATLIGAITLLLVDLFELK; encoded by the coding sequence ATGCGCCAAGGCAGCTTTCAATGGATGAAGTCGATGAACAAATCGATCATCCTCAACAAAATCAGAAAAGACGGACCGATCTCGCGCGCCCAGATTGCACGGGAAACGAAATTGACGCCGCCGACCGTCAGCAGCAACGTCAAAGAGCTGATCGACCAGAAAATCGTCGAAGAAAGTGATTTCGGCGAATCGCTCGGCGGACGGAAGCCGACGATGCTCGTCATCAACGACCAGGCATTCACGATCATCGGTGTGGACGCAGGCCCAGAACACATCGAATGCATCGTAGCGGACCTGGCAGGGAAAGTCCTGAAACGGTCGCAGACGAAGCTTGAGCTCCCCATCAACAGCGAGCAGTTTCTCGCCGCCTTGAAGCGCGGCATTGCGGAGTGCCTCGACGGGACTTCAGGTAGAGAAGAAAACATCATCGGCATCGGCGTCGCGATGCACGGCGTGGTGGATGTCGAACGCGGCGTTTCGCTGAATGCGCCAATTCTTGGTCTCGCCAATATCCCGATCAAAGAAGAACTGGAACAGGCATTTGGCCTGGAAGTGAAAGTGGAAAACGATGCACGCGCCATGGCACTCGGCGAATACTGGTTCGGCAACCACGGCGAACTGGAAAGCATGCTGGCAGTGAATGTGGGCAGAGGCGTCGGAGCGGGCCTCATCATCGACGGGAAACTGTACCACGGCTTTTCAGATATCGCGGGGGAAATCGGCCATATGACGATCGATCTGCACGGTGAAATTTGCGAATGCGGCAACCGGGGCTGCCTGCAAACCTTTGTCACAGGCCCGGCCATCGCCCGGAAAGTGACCAATAGAGGGGCAGCGAATCCACTGACTGCCGAAACCGTCTACAAACTGGCAGTCGGCGGCAACAGACAGTTTGCGGACATCCTGAAAGAATCCGGACAAGCGATGGGCGTGGGGCTGACCAACTTGATCCACATCGTCAACCCGGAAAAAATCGTCCTGGGCGGCGGCGTCTCAAAAGCCGAGCAATTCATCTTGCCGGCAATCCGCGAAACGATTCAAGCGTCCGCACTGACGCCTTCTGCAAGTAAAACTCAAGTCGAAGTCACAAAACTCGGAGACGATGCCACATTGATCGGCGCCATCACCTTGCTGCTGGTCGATCTTTTTGAACTGAAATAA
- a CDS encoding DinB family protein: MKMFFHYNWMVREEWYQWCEEISEEELLKKRTGGQGSILKTLFHIADVEWSWIRLLEGKDDFQEDFEEYNSLEKVRKLDAQFRPEVEHFVANWDDSMEHRLLKTPGRDGTIDIDQWGEVMRHVIAHEIHHIGQLSVWSRELGREPVSANLVGRGLPELNKNK; the protein is encoded by the coding sequence ATGAAAATGTTTTTCCATTATAACTGGATGGTCCGGGAAGAATGGTACCAGTGGTGCGAGGAAATCAGTGAAGAAGAGCTGTTGAAGAAACGCACCGGTGGCCAAGGCAGCATCCTTAAAACGCTTTTCCACATAGCGGATGTGGAATGGAGCTGGATTCGTTTACTGGAAGGAAAAGACGATTTCCAGGAAGACTTCGAGGAATACAACAGCCTGGAAAAGGTGCGCAAGCTTGATGCGCAGTTCCGGCCGGAAGTCGAACACTTTGTGGCGAACTGGGATGACAGCATGGAACACCGCCTACTTAAGACGCCAGGACGAGACGGAACCATCGACATCGATCAGTGGGGAGAAGTGATGCGGCACGTCATCGCGCATGAAATCCATCATATCGGACAATTATCGGTGTGGTCGAGGGAATTGGGGAGAGAGCCGGTGTCTGCGAATCTCGTGGGACGGGGTCTACCTGAATTGAATAAAAACAAATAA
- a CDS encoding PucR family transcriptional regulator, with amino-acid sequence MKKIYPSLVVYQEESQGLDDSYNWFRTEAGEIIGIEKSELSPKDLSVLEAFMTPYRSDVPVLTPEEQKWRNAIDSDGADLVETEGTYRFVYFSIKENQISPELFKDALAELFPGNVPILWENGHEGILIEHESIGSDSISYEDIINILMSDLYIKIHFLVGPFRTGMERVSQYHAFMLTAAKAVFAESNKAVANLSDAVPYLLIDQANADHYRSIREMILQNYDDDEETLRMIEVFTKYNLNVSETAKALHLHRNSLQYRLDRFTENTGIDIRKFHQAMAVYLALLVKV; translated from the coding sequence TTGAAAAAAATTTACCCTTCCTTGGTCGTCTATCAAGAAGAGAGCCAAGGCTTGGACGATAGCTACAACTGGTTCAGAACAGAAGCCGGTGAAATCATCGGCATCGAAAAAAGCGAACTAAGCCCGAAAGACCTGTCGGTGCTCGAGGCGTTCATGACGCCTTACCGCAGCGATGTTCCTGTCCTGACGCCAGAAGAACAGAAATGGCGAAACGCGATTGACTCGGACGGTGCAGATTTGGTGGAAACGGAAGGGACTTACCGCTTTGTCTATTTCTCCATCAAAGAAAACCAGATCAGCCCGGAATTATTCAAAGATGCGCTCGCTGAACTGTTTCCGGGAAACGTTCCGATTCTATGGGAAAATGGCCACGAAGGAATTCTGATTGAACACGAAAGCATCGGCAGCGACAGCATTTCCTACGAAGACATCATCAATATTTTGATGAGCGATTTGTACATCAAGATCCATTTCCTGGTCGGCCCTTTCCGAACCGGGATGGAGCGGGTCAGCCAGTACCATGCGTTTATGCTGACGGCGGCGAAAGCCGTTTTTGCCGAGTCCAATAAAGCAGTCGCGAATCTCAGCGATGCCGTGCCGTATTTATTGATCGACCAAGCGAATGCGGACCACTACCGCAGCATCCGGGAAATGATCCTGCAGAATTATGACGATGACGAAGAAACCTTGCGGATGATCGAAGTGTTCACGAAATACAATTTGAACGTCTCCGAAACTGCCAAAGCGCTCCACCTGCACCGCAACTCTCTGCAATACCGGCTCGACCGCTTCACCGAAAACACCGGCATCGACATCCGGAAATTCCACCAGGCGATGGCCGTCTATTTGGCATTGCTCGTTAAGGTTTGA
- a CDS encoding galactokinase encodes MIQQHVAQTFKDVFKTAEKPRFFFAPGRINLIGEHTDYNGGHVFPAAISFGTYAVAQKRPDQQLRFYSMNFPEEGIIECDLGDLSYNPDHGWANFPKGMIQQFTGNEFPISSGMDILFYGNIPNGAGLSSSASIEMATGVVLEGLFDLTIDRLQMIQLGQRVENDYIGVNSGIMDQFAIGKGKKDAAILLDCQTLKYSYAPVKLNDHEIVIINSNKQRTLAGSKYNERRSECEQALGDLRAELPVTSLGELTNEKFEQFQHLIGSDTNRRRAKHAVSENERTLLALDELEKGNLERFGELMNASHLSLRDDYEVTGAELDHIAETAWAHPGVIGARMTGAGFGGCAIAIVEQEQVKSLKETITESYTEAFGYAPSFYEAQISDGAKELVEEF; translated from the coding sequence ATGATTCAACAGCACGTGGCTCAGACATTTAAAGACGTTTTCAAAACGGCGGAGAAACCGCGCTTCTTCTTTGCACCGGGGCGCATCAACTTGATCGGCGAACACACCGACTACAACGGCGGCCATGTGTTTCCGGCAGCGATTTCGTTCGGTACATATGCGGTTGCCCAAAAACGCCCGGACCAGCAATTGCGGTTCTATTCGATGAATTTTCCGGAAGAAGGAATCATCGAATGTGATTTGGGTGACCTGTCCTATAACCCGGACCACGGCTGGGCGAACTTTCCGAAAGGGATGATCCAGCAGTTTACCGGCAACGAATTTCCCATTTCTTCCGGCATGGACATCCTGTTTTACGGCAACATCCCGAATGGTGCCGGCCTCTCTTCTTCCGCTTCCATTGAAATGGCGACCGGCGTGGTGCTCGAAGGCTTGTTCGATTTAACGATCGACCGCCTGCAGATGATCCAGCTTGGGCAACGGGTGGAAAACGATTATATCGGCGTCAACAGTGGCATCATGGATCAGTTCGCCATCGGCAAAGGGAAAAAAGATGCGGCGATTTTATTGGATTGCCAGACCTTGAAGTACAGCTACGCGCCGGTTAAATTAAATGACCACGAGATTGTCATCATTAACTCCAACAAGCAGCGGACACTTGCCGGCTCGAAGTACAACGAACGCCGCAGCGAATGCGAACAGGCGCTGGGAGACCTGCGTGCGGAACTGCCCGTCACGAGCCTCGGCGAACTGACGAACGAGAAATTTGAGCAGTTCCAGCACCTGATTGGCAGCGACACGAACCGCAGACGGGCGAAGCACGCCGTCTCCGAAAACGAACGGACGCTGCTCGCGCTCGATGAACTGGAAAAAGGCAACCTGGAGCGCTTCGGCGAATTGATGAACGCCTCCCATCTGTCTCTCCGGGACGACTACGAAGTGACGGGTGCTGAGCTCGACCACATTGCCGAAACGGCCTGGGCGCATCCCGGCGTTATCGGCGCACGGATGACCGGTGCGGGATTCGGCGGATGTGCGATTGCCATCGTCGAACAGGAACAAGTGAAGAGTTTGAAAGAAACAATAACGGAAAGCTATACCGAAGCGT
- a CDS encoding SIR2 family protein: MKEKAHSPNFYHYRLNNDKISGLSIKEQKEKISYFIKKECNSENLHFFLGSGCSLPAVPLMGGTFEKIKEELNGEVLGEFGGESKDIEGYLNWLKNAITFNGEKTENGAKFQDAFDKTKHALIESMPTDYITGTEKYTLMAIKNYQDFYNIIFLQREYKKLNPINIFTTNYDLFNEVSMENLGVHYTNGFRGNVNRIFDPAVYHLRLVDAENRYKDRWNAIRRYVKLYKIHGSIDWKYHNKLDSIVQSNENSHEEIMIYPTVNKHLETQQSPYSELFREFTINLQKKNSTLIVIGYGFPDEHINQLISQALNNEDFTLIIFGNLDEENAEKFYKKHSNKKNFHFIGGDIKQKGDGHYFDKVIKFLGNGEQNVETE; the protein is encoded by the coding sequence ATGAAAGAAAAAGCACATTCACCAAACTTTTATCATTACCGATTAAATAATGATAAAATTTCAGGTCTATCTATTAAAGAGCAAAAAGAAAAAATATCATATTTTATTAAAAAAGAATGCAATAGTGAAAATTTACATTTCTTTTTAGGTTCTGGTTGCTCCTTACCTGCAGTTCCCTTAATGGGAGGCACATTCGAAAAAATTAAAGAAGAATTAAATGGAGAAGTGTTAGGTGAATTTGGTGGGGAAAGTAAGGATATCGAGGGTTATCTTAATTGGTTAAAAAATGCTATTACATTTAACGGGGAGAAAACAGAGAACGGTGCGAAATTTCAAGATGCTTTTGATAAAACTAAGCATGCATTAATTGAATCTATGCCTACAGACTACATAACTGGTACTGAAAAATATACTCTTATGGCCATTAAGAACTATCAAGATTTTTACAATATTATATTTTTACAACGCGAATATAAAAAACTTAACCCTATAAATATTTTCACTACAAATTATGACTTATTTAATGAAGTTTCTATGGAAAATTTAGGGGTCCATTATACAAACGGCTTTCGTGGAAATGTAAATAGAATTTTTGATCCGGCAGTATATCACTTGAGATTAGTTGATGCTGAAAACCGGTATAAAGATAGATGGAATGCGATTCGTAGGTATGTGAAGCTATATAAAATTCACGGTTCAATTGACTGGAAATATCACAATAAACTCGATTCAATTGTACAATCTAATGAAAATTCACATGAAGAAATCATGATTTATCCTACAGTAAATAAACATTTAGAAACTCAGCAATCTCCATATTCCGAACTTTTCAGAGAATTCACAATAAATTTGCAAAAAAAGAATTCTACACTAATTGTTATTGGTTATGGGTTTCCAGATGAACATATTAATCAGTTAATTTCTCAGGCGCTAAATAACGAAGATTTTACTTTAATAATTTTTGGCAATCTAGACGAAGAAAATGCGGAAAAATTCTATAAAAAACATTCTAATAAGAAAAACTTTCATTTTATTGGAGGAGATATAAAGCAAAAGGGCGACGGACATTATTTCGATAAGGTCATAAAATTTTTAGGAAATGGTGAACAGAATGTCGAAACAGAATAG
- a CDS encoding DUF2075 domain-containing protein, with protein MTELKTWDFNKSTLESIKNDTYFDYPVVYFLNNNTTVYIGETVSFKNRMKSHLNNIERKKLEKMTLIIHEEFHRSATYNIETKLINYFLGDNRYKLQNKSQTVQSVTHNYHNKEFYDKEIFNDIWKELLKRKMVNNPAHVIENRDIFKLSPFKELTMTQLELKTKILEVCEEHINDDETFVFMVKGEAGVGKSVVLSSVFNSIQERAADKSSNIHGTKNYLLVNHSEMLKTYKNIAANVKFLKKNNFDKPTSFINKQKKSAEKAEIVLVDEAHLLLSRADAFNGFNEDNQLEEIIKHSKVVIVVYDEKQVLKLKSYWDKERLKKIVSGYQREEPYVLREQFRMNAGDEVIDWIDNFVEKRILKLPKDELYDFQIFDSAKEMHDAIVEKNEEHGLSRVVSTFDYEHKKDGEQYYIREDSLEIPWNSTDARNTWAEKPETIKEAGSIYTIQGFDLNYVGVILGPSVTYDDYNDCLKIITEKYSDTEAFRGKDGIVDIEKAKEQIILNSINVLMKRGIKGLYIYVSNEKLRNRLLSL; from the coding sequence ATGACCGAACTAAAAACCTGGGACTTTAATAAATCTACTTTGGAAAGTATCAAAAACGATACTTATTTTGACTATCCAGTGGTTTATTTTCTGAACAATAATACTACGGTATATATCGGAGAAACTGTGTCCTTTAAAAATCGGATGAAGTCTCACTTAAATAATATCGAGCGAAAGAAATTAGAAAAAATGACTCTCATCATTCATGAAGAATTTCACCGGTCGGCTACATACAATATCGAAACCAAACTCATCAATTATTTCTTAGGCGATAATCGCTACAAGCTGCAGAACAAGAGCCAGACTGTGCAAAGCGTAACGCACAACTACCATAACAAGGAATTCTACGATAAAGAGATATTTAATGATATATGGAAAGAACTATTGAAAAGAAAGATGGTAAATAATCCTGCTCACGTAATTGAAAACAGGGATATATTTAAACTTTCTCCTTTCAAAGAGCTGACGATGACACAACTAGAGCTTAAAACAAAAATCCTGGAAGTGTGTGAAGAGCACATCAATGACGATGAAACTTTCGTATTCATGGTTAAAGGCGAAGCGGGAGTTGGGAAGAGTGTGGTTCTGAGTTCCGTTTTTAATAGCATCCAGGAACGGGCGGCTGATAAAAGTTCTAACATCCATGGTACAAAGAATTATTTGCTCGTCAATCATTCGGAAATGCTGAAAACGTATAAAAACATCGCTGCCAATGTGAAGTTTCTTAAAAAGAATAACTTCGATAAGCCCACAAGTTTCATTAATAAACAAAAGAAATCTGCAGAAAAAGCGGAAATTGTTCTAGTCGACGAAGCGCATTTATTGCTGAGCAGAGCTGATGCTTTCAATGGATTTAACGAAGACAATCAATTGGAAGAAATCATCAAGCACAGCAAAGTCGTCATCGTTGTCTACGATGAAAAACAGGTCTTAAAACTGAAAAGCTATTGGGACAAAGAGAGGCTAAAGAAAATAGTGTCAGGCTATCAAAGAGAAGAACCCTATGTTTTAAGAGAACAGTTCCGCATGAATGCTGGGGACGAAGTGATCGACTGGATCGATAATTTTGTAGAGAAGCGGATTCTGAAGTTACCCAAAGATGAGCTGTATGATTTTCAAATATTCGACTCTGCAAAGGAAATGCATGATGCCATAGTGGAAAAGAATGAAGAACACGGCCTCTCTAGAGTGGTTTCTACATTCGATTATGAACATAAAAAAGATGGCGAGCAATATTACATTAGAGAAGATAGTCTTGAAATCCCATGGAATTCAACCGATGCCAGAAACACCTGGGCAGAAAAGCCGGAGACAATTAAAGAAGCGGGATCCATCTATACGATTCAAGGCTTCGATTTGAATTATGTTGGAGTGATATTAGGTCCATCAGTTACCTACGATGACTATAATGATTGTTTGAAGATTATTACTGAAAAGTATAGCGACACCGAAGCTTTCAGAGGGAAAGATGGCATTGTTGATATTGAAAAAGCGAAAGAACAAATCATATTGAATTCAATTAATGTGTTGATGAAGAGAGGGATTAAAGGGCTTTATATCTATGTTAGTAATGAGAAGTTAAGAAATCGTCTTTTAAGTTTATAA
- a CDS encoding RCC1 domain-containing protein, whose product MKRKEWKVIAAGYRHSVALQTDGTVLATGDNKDGQCDISDWRDIIAIEAGSAHIGSSHTVGLKKDGTVVAAGWNKYGQCKVDEWNEIVSIAAGWRRTVAIKTDGTVLAVGQNNEGQCNVGDWEDIVATSAGDWHTIGLKRDGTAVGVGNNRYGQRNLSDWHDLLGVAAGYLHTVGLKRNGTVVAMGSNKDGQCEVSGWKGIVAIAAGSNHTVGLKSDGSVVAVGRNNQGQCDVNDWHDIVAVSAGYAHTLGLKADGTVVAAGRNDEGQCNVSEWSGIGLSDT is encoded by the coding sequence ATGAAGAGAAAAGAATGGAAGGTTATTGCTGCCGGCTACCGCCATTCGGTGGCGCTTCAAACGGACGGGACTGTACTTGCAACCGGGGACAATAAAGATGGCCAATGCGATATCAGCGATTGGCGTGACATCATAGCCATTGAAGCCGGCAGCGCGCATATCGGCAGTTCGCACACGGTCGGGTTGAAAAAGGACGGCACGGTAGTAGCCGCTGGCTGGAATAAATACGGCCAATGCAAAGTGGATGAATGGAATGAAATCGTATCGATTGCAGCAGGCTGGCGCCGCACCGTCGCAATCAAAACGGACGGGACCGTCTTGGCAGTCGGCCAAAACAACGAAGGCCAGTGCAATGTGGGAGACTGGGAAGACATTGTGGCGACCTCAGCCGGCGATTGGCACACAATCGGGTTGAAAAGGGACGGAACGGCAGTCGGTGTGGGGAATAACCGCTACGGCCAGCGCAATCTCAGCGATTGGCACGACTTGTTGGGAGTCGCAGCAGGTTACCTGCATACGGTCGGACTGAAAAGGAACGGCACGGTGGTGGCAATGGGTTCGAATAAAGACGGCCAATGCGAAGTAAGTGGCTGGAAGGGTATTGTAGCAATCGCCGCTGGAAGCAATCATACAGTCGGGTTGAAGTCGGATGGCTCAGTCGTCGCTGTCGGCCGGAACAATCAAGGGCAGTGTGACGTGAACGATTGGCACGATATCGTTGCGGTTTCAGCGGGCTACGCCCATACGCTTGGTTTGAAAGCAGACGGTACCGTGGTCGCGGCTGGCCGGAACGATGAAGGCCAGTGCAATGTCAGCGAGTGGAGCGGCATCGGGCTTTCTGACACATAG